One Streptosporangium sp. NBC_01495 DNA window includes the following coding sequences:
- a CDS encoding helicase C-terminal domain-containing protein gives MSTEFTEWLRGRSDDRLRALVSVRPELITPVPAHLEGLAGRASSPSAVGRALDRLDRFTLAVVETLAVLPGPVAYRSLRAQMARALPGTADPGFQSALKETVERLRTMALIYGPDRALAPAPGVREVLDAPAGLGPPAVEAFRHHPAERLAELVQDVAGEGGEIEGATKETLAALLGDGEIVGRLIEEVSPQARSALNELVWGPASGRVPNARREVRAATAQSPIEQLLSRALLAATGEETVVLPREVALFLRGGRVHRDLSPFPPATEGAERDRGLAERTAAGQAFTFTRAVEELCERWSADPPGVLRSGGLAVRDLKRTAGLLDLPEWVTGLIIEVSYAAGLVAASGTVDGDWMPTPVYDGWRVKATEDRWVMLATAWLTMDRVPGVIGERDERDRLLNALHPDLRRPAAAEVRATTLGMLASTPGVAPTLDAVRARLAWEQPRRRGGHRDQLVEFTLREAEQIGVTGLGALAGHGRALLADSPGGSGAPAGSGGGRPLSAAHLLLPLLPEPLDHVLLQADLTAVAPGPLTGDLRRWLAVAAEVESTGGATVYRFDERSIRRALDAGQGADELLAMLERHSTTPVPQPLSYLVTDVARRHGRMRVGTASAYVRCDDSSLLDEVMADKRAIPLRLRRLAPTVIASKSSRPALVDSLRAMGYAPAAESLDGDVIIAQLDVRRTEATSAGRSPVTFSGHEADVVAAAVRAVRAGDAAHQARRAPVAAPGGQVPRSPATATITALREAIRQGSQVWIGYLDSQGNATSRILEPARMEGGYLTAYDETRAAVHRFALHRITGIADIV, from the coding sequence ATGAGCACGGAGTTCACCGAGTGGCTGCGCGGCCGGAGCGATGACCGGTTGCGGGCTCTCGTCTCCGTACGACCCGAGCTCATCACCCCCGTGCCCGCGCACCTGGAGGGGCTCGCCGGGCGGGCGAGCAGCCCGTCGGCGGTGGGCAGGGCACTCGACCGGCTCGACCGGTTCACGCTCGCGGTCGTGGAGACACTGGCCGTGCTTCCCGGCCCGGTCGCTTACAGGTCACTGCGCGCCCAGATGGCCCGAGCCCTTCCGGGGACGGCCGATCCGGGGTTCCAGAGCGCTCTCAAGGAGACTGTCGAGCGGCTGCGCACCATGGCCCTGATTTACGGGCCCGACCGCGCCCTGGCTCCGGCGCCCGGGGTGCGGGAGGTGCTCGACGCTCCCGCCGGGCTCGGCCCGCCCGCCGTGGAGGCGTTCAGGCACCACCCCGCCGAGCGGCTGGCCGAGCTGGTCCAGGACGTCGCGGGCGAGGGCGGCGAGATCGAGGGCGCCACCAAGGAGACACTCGCCGCGCTGCTCGGCGACGGGGAAATCGTCGGACGGCTGATCGAGGAGGTCTCGCCGCAGGCGCGGTCCGCGCTCAACGAGCTGGTCTGGGGCCCGGCCAGCGGCCGGGTGCCCAACGCCCGCCGCGAGGTGCGGGCCGCCACCGCCCAGTCGCCGATCGAGCAGCTCCTCTCCCGGGCCCTGCTCGCCGCCACCGGCGAGGAGACCGTGGTGCTGCCCCGCGAGGTCGCCCTGTTCCTGCGCGGCGGCCGCGTTCACCGGGACCTGTCCCCCTTCCCTCCCGCGACCGAGGGCGCCGAACGCGACCGAGGGCTCGCCGAGCGCACCGCGGCCGGGCAGGCGTTCACGTTCACCCGCGCGGTGGAGGAGCTGTGCGAGCGCTGGAGCGCCGACCCGCCCGGCGTGCTCCGCAGCGGCGGCCTGGCCGTGCGCGACCTCAAGCGGACCGCCGGCCTGCTCGACCTGCCCGAGTGGGTGACGGGGCTGATCATCGAGGTGTCGTACGCGGCGGGGCTGGTCGCGGCGAGCGGCACGGTCGACGGCGACTGGATGCCCACCCCCGTCTACGACGGCTGGCGGGTGAAGGCCACGGAGGACCGCTGGGTGATGCTGGCCACGGCCTGGCTCACCATGGACCGGGTGCCGGGGGTCATCGGCGAGCGCGACGAGCGCGACCGGCTGCTCAACGCCCTCCATCCCGACCTGCGCCGACCGGCCGCCGCCGAGGTCCGCGCCACGACCCTGGGCATGCTCGCCTCGACGCCGGGGGTGGCGCCCACCCTCGACGCGGTACGCGCGCGCCTGGCCTGGGAGCAGCCCCGCCGTCGCGGAGGCCACCGCGACCAGCTGGTGGAGTTCACCTTGCGCGAGGCCGAGCAGATCGGCGTCACCGGGCTCGGGGCGCTCGCGGGCCACGGCCGCGCCCTGCTCGCCGACTCCCCCGGCGGCTCCGGCGCCCCGGCCGGTTCCGGTGGCGGCCGTCCGCTGTCCGCCGCCCACCTGCTGCTCCCGCTCCTGCCCGAGCCGCTCGACCACGTGCTCCTCCAGGCCGACCTGACCGCGGTCGCCCCCGGGCCGCTCACCGGCGACCTGAGGCGGTGGCTCGCGGTGGCGGCCGAGGTGGAGTCGACCGGCGGCGCGACGGTCTACCGCTTCGACGAGCGCTCGATCCGGCGGGCCCTGGACGCCGGGCAGGGCGCCGACGAGCTGCTGGCCATGCTGGAGCGCCACTCGACCACACCCGTGCCGCAGCCGCTCAGCTACCTGGTCACCGACGTGGCCAGGCGCCACGGCCGGATGCGCGTCGGCACGGCGAGCGCGTACGTGCGCTGCGACGACTCCTCCCTGCTCGACGAGGTGATGGCCGACAAGCGGGCGATCCCGCTGCGGCTGCGGCGGCTCGCCCCCACGGTGATCGCCTCCAAGTCCTCCCGGCCGGCGCTGGTCGACTCGCTGCGCGCGATGGGCTACGCGCCGGCGGCCGAGTCGCTCGACGGTGACGTGATCATCGCCCAGCTCGACGTCCGCCGGACCGAGGCCACGTCGGCGGGCCGTTCCCCGGTCACGTTCAGCGGTCACGAGGCCGACGTGGTCGCGGCCGCGGTGCGCGCGGTGCGCGCGGGGGACGCCGCGCACCAGGCCCGCCGCGCCCCGGTGGCCGCCCCCGGCGGCCAGGTGCCGCGCTCCCCCGCCACCGCCACGATCACCGCCCTGCGTGAGGCCATCCGGCAGGGGTCACAGGTCTGGATCGGCTACCTCGACTCCCAGGGCAACGCCACCAGCCGGATCCTCGAACCCGCCCGGATGGAGGGCGGTTATCTCACCGCCTACGACGAGACGCGGGCGGCGGTGCACCGCTTCGCCCTGCACCGCATCACCGGCATAGCCGACATCGTCTGA
- a CDS encoding DNA repair helicase XPB, with protein MTDGPLIVQSDKTLLLEVDHERAGECRKAIAPFAELERAPEHVHTYRITPLALWNARAAGHDAEQVIDALIAHSRYPVPHALLVDVAETMSRYGRLRLEKHPVHGLALTSTDKAVLEEVLRAKKIQPLLGERLGDDGVAVHPSERGNIKQHLLKLGWPAEDLAGYVDGEHHPIALTEDGWELRTYQREAAEAFWHGGSGVVVLPCGAGKTIVGAAAMAQAKATTLILVTNTVSAHQWKQELLKRTSLTEDEIGEYTGTKKEIRPVTIATYQVMTTRRQGVYRHLELFDARDWGLVVYDEVHLLPAPIFRMTADLQARRRVGLTATLVREDGREGDVFSLIGPKRYDAPWKEMENQGWIAPADCVEVRVTLTDEERLAYAMAESEERYRFCATTPSKTRVTEALVRRHLDEQVLVIGQYIDQLDELGEHLNAPVIKGETKIKERERLFQAFRDKEIQVLVVSKVANFSIDLPEAAVAIQVSGTFGSRQEEAQRLGRVLRPKADGGGARFYSVVSRDTVDQDFAAHRQRFLAEQGYAYQIIDADDVLAGE; from the coding sequence GTGACTGACGGACCATTGATCGTCCAATCGGACAAAACCCTGCTCCTTGAGGTCGATCACGAGCGGGCCGGGGAGTGCCGCAAGGCGATCGCCCCGTTCGCGGAGCTGGAGCGTGCCCCCGAGCACGTGCACACCTACCGGATCACCCCCCTGGCGCTGTGGAACGCGCGGGCGGCCGGGCACGACGCCGAGCAGGTGATCGACGCGCTGATCGCCCACAGCCGCTACCCCGTGCCGCACGCGCTGCTGGTCGACGTCGCCGAGACGATGTCGCGCTACGGCAGGCTCCGCCTGGAGAAGCACCCCGTCCACGGCCTCGCCCTGACCAGCACCGACAAGGCCGTGCTGGAAGAGGTCCTGCGCGCCAAGAAGATCCAGCCGCTGCTGGGCGAGCGCCTGGGCGACGACGGCGTGGCGGTGCACCCGAGCGAGCGCGGCAACATCAAGCAGCACCTGCTCAAGCTGGGCTGGCCCGCCGAGGACCTGGCCGGATACGTCGACGGCGAGCACCACCCGATCGCGCTCACCGAGGACGGCTGGGAGCTGCGCACCTACCAGCGGGAGGCCGCCGAGGCGTTCTGGCACGGCGGCTCCGGCGTGGTCGTGCTCCCCTGCGGGGCGGGCAAGACGATCGTGGGCGCGGCGGCGATGGCGCAGGCCAAGGCGACGACGCTGATCCTGGTGACCAACACGGTCTCCGCACACCAGTGGAAGCAGGAGCTGCTCAAGCGGACCTCGCTGACCGAGGACGAGATCGGCGAGTACACCGGCACGAAGAAGGAGATCCGGCCCGTCACCATCGCCACGTACCAGGTGATGACGACCCGCAGGCAGGGCGTCTACCGGCACCTGGAGCTGTTCGACGCCCGCGACTGGGGCCTGGTCGTCTACGACGAGGTGCACCTGCTGCCCGCGCCGATCTTCCGGATGACCGCCGACCTGCAGGCCAGGCGGCGGGTGGGCCTGACCGCGACGCTCGTGCGCGAGGACGGCAGGGAGGGCGACGTGTTCTCCCTGATCGGCCCCAAGCGGTACGACGCGCCGTGGAAGGAGATGGAGAACCAGGGCTGGATCGCCCCGGCCGACTGCGTCGAGGTGCGGGTGACGCTGACCGACGAGGAGCGGCTGGCCTACGCGATGGCCGAGTCCGAGGAGCGCTACCGGTTCTGCGCGACCACGCCGTCCAAGACACGGGTGACCGAGGCGCTGGTCCGGCGGCACCTGGACGAGCAGGTGCTGGTCATCGGGCAGTACATCGACCAGCTCGACGAGCTCGGCGAGCACCTGAACGCACCGGTGATCAAGGGAGAGACGAAGATCAAGGAGCGGGAGCGGCTCTTCCAGGCGTTCCGCGACAAGGAGATCCAGGTCCTGGTCGTCTCCAAGGTCGCCAACTTCTCCATCGACCTGCCGGAGGCGGCGGTGGCCATCCAGGTGTCGGGCACCTTCGGGTCCCGGCAGGAGGAGGCGCAGCGGCTGGGCCGGGTGCTGCGGCCGAAGGCGGACGGGGGCGGGGCACGGTTCTACTCGGTGGTCAGCCGTGACACCGTGGACCAGGATTTCGCCGCCCACCGGCAGCGCTTCCTGGCCGAGCAGGGGTACGCGTATCAGATCATCGACGCGGACGACGTGCTCGCCGGAGAATGA
- a CDS encoding HelD family protein: MPAHQLAPDITDDPARILAAEREHLATSRAALRAMREHARSLSSDAAGDWVSQQILQALLDQRVEALADHSGTPLFFGRLDRQAGDDLPGTVYVGRRHVHDDSSRPLVIDWRAPVSRAFYQASPSDPMRVALRRRFGYRGGDLTAYEDERLDQGGAALAQSRILTEEIERPRSGPMRDIVATIQPDQDEIVRSDLGRTVCVQGAPGTGKTAVGLHRAAYLLFTHRERLARSGVMIVGPNRAFLSYISSVLPALGEVKVDQTTAAGILGDHSTPEDPAVSTVKGDARIVPVLGRALWMHVVKPTEGVLFTKGINRYRVADHEVREIVAALRGTTRYGPGRATLAQRLAHLVLVRMEQRGESPDDRVQDAVARSKPVRQLVDLVWPKLTPQQVLHRLFSDPAFLAAAAKDDLTAEEQSLLLWAKPAKSFRSAKWSAADGALMDELADMIERTVPLGHLVVDEAQDLSAMQLRALGRRCRTGSATVLGDLAQGTTPWSARSWTEVLTHLGFEDGAVTELTLGFRVPREVLDYAARLLPFVAPDLAAPRSLRPGAGSLSVRPAPDLAASLARAADEALAREGSIGVIVPDASVGAVSEALSHLEHRVLGPDTVDDHRLLVIPASLAKGLEYDHVIVAEPADIVDAEPRGLARLYVVLTRAVTSLTVLHSRPLPAQLG, encoded by the coding sequence GTGCCCGCACATCAATTGGCCCCTGACATAACCGACGACCCCGCCCGGATCCTCGCCGCCGAGCGCGAGCACCTGGCCACCTCCAGGGCGGCGCTCCGCGCGATGCGCGAGCACGCCCGCTCCCTCTCCTCCGACGCCGCCGGGGACTGGGTCTCCCAGCAGATCCTGCAGGCGCTGCTGGACCAGCGCGTCGAGGCGCTCGCCGACCACTCCGGCACCCCCCTGTTCTTCGGCCGCCTCGACCGCCAGGCGGGAGACGACCTTCCCGGTACGGTCTACGTCGGGCGCAGGCACGTCCACGACGACAGCAGCCGCCCCCTGGTCATCGACTGGCGGGCCCCGGTCTCGCGGGCCTTCTACCAGGCCAGCCCGTCCGACCCGATGCGCGTCGCCCTGCGCCGCAGGTTCGGCTACCGGGGCGGTGACCTCACCGCCTACGAGGACGAGCGCCTCGACCAGGGCGGCGCCGCCCTCGCCCAGAGCAGGATCCTGACCGAGGAGATCGAGCGACCGCGCTCGGGACCGATGCGCGACATCGTCGCGACGATCCAGCCCGACCAGGACGAGATCGTCCGCTCGGACCTGGGGCGGACGGTGTGCGTCCAGGGCGCCCCCGGCACCGGGAAGACCGCCGTCGGCCTGCACCGGGCCGCCTACCTGCTCTTCACCCACCGCGAGCGGCTCGCCAGGTCGGGCGTGATGATCGTCGGCCCGAACCGGGCGTTCCTCTCCTACATCTCCTCCGTGCTCCCCGCCCTGGGCGAGGTCAAGGTCGACCAGACCACGGCGGCCGGGATCCTCGGCGACCACTCCACCCCGGAGGACCCCGCCGTCAGCACCGTCAAGGGTGACGCGAGGATCGTCCCCGTGCTCGGGCGAGCCCTGTGGATGCACGTCGTCAAGCCCACCGAGGGCGTGCTGTTCACCAAGGGGATCAACCGCTACCGGGTGGCCGACCACGAGGTCCGCGAGATCGTCGCCGCGCTGCGCGGCACCACCCGCTACGGCCCGGGGCGCGCCACGCTCGCCCAGCGCCTCGCCCACCTGGTGCTCGTCCGGATGGAGCAGCGCGGCGAGTCGCCCGACGACCGGGTGCAGGACGCGGTGGCCAGGTCCAAGCCGGTCAGGCAGCTGGTGGACCTGGTCTGGCCCAAGCTCACCCCGCAGCAGGTGCTTCATCGGCTGTTCAGCGACCCCGCCTTCCTCGCCGCCGCCGCCAAGGACGACCTCACGGCCGAGGAGCAGTCGCTGCTGCTGTGGGCGAAGCCCGCCAAGTCCTTCCGCTCGGCCAAGTGGTCGGCGGCCGACGGCGCGCTGATGGACGAGCTGGCCGACATGATCGAGCGGACCGTCCCGCTGGGCCACCTGGTCGTGGACGAGGCCCAGGACCTGTCGGCCATGCAGCTGCGGGCCCTGGGGCGGCGCTGCCGCACCGGCTCGGCCACCGTGCTGGGCGACCTCGCGCAGGGCACCACGCCCTGGTCCGCCCGCTCCTGGACGGAGGTCCTGACCCATCTCGGCTTCGAGGACGGTGCGGTCACCGAGCTGACCCTCGGCTTCCGCGTGCCCCGCGAGGTCCTCGACTACGCGGCCAGGCTGCTGCCCTTCGTCGCCCCGGACCTGGCCGCCCCCCGGTCGCTGCGACCCGGCGCGGGCTCCCTGTCGGTGCGCCCGGCGCCCGACCTGGCCGCGTCGCTGGCCCGCGCCGCCGATGAGGCGCTCGCCCGCGAGGGGTCGATCGGCGTCATCGTCCCCGACGCCTCGGTGGGTGCCGTGTCCGAGGCCCTGTCCCACCTGGAGCACCGGGTGCTGGGCCCCGACACGGTCGACGACCACCGCCTCCTGGTCATCCCGGCGTCCCTGGCCAAGGGCCTGGAGTACGACCACGTGATCGTGGCCGAACCCGCCGACATCGTCGACGCGGAACCCCGGGGCCTGGCCCGCCTCTACGTGGTCCTGACCCGCGCGGTCACCTCCCTGACCGTCCTGCACTCCAGGCCGCTCCCCGCACAGCTCGGCTGA
- a CDS encoding cold-shock protein, with translation MAQGTVKWFNADKGYGFIAVDGGKDVFVHYSAIMMDGYRALEQGQRVEFEITQGQKGPQAESVRAV, from the coding sequence GTGGCGCAGGGCACCGTCAAATGGTTCAACGCGGACAAGGGCTACGGCTTCATCGCGGTAGACGGTGGTAAGGATGTGTTCGTCCATTACTCCGCGATCATGATGGATGGCTATCGTGCCCTCGAGCAGGGCCAGCGGGTCGAGTTCGAGATCACCCAGGGTCAGAAGGGTCCCCAGGCGGAGTCCGTCCGGGCGGTCTGA
- the groL gene encoding chaperonin GroEL (60 kDa chaperone family; promotes refolding of misfolded polypeptides especially under stressful conditions; forms two stacked rings of heptamers to form a barrel-shaped 14mer; ends can be capped by GroES; misfolded proteins enter the barrel where they are refolded when GroES binds), with protein sequence MAAKMIAFNEDARRGLERGMNQLADAVKVTLGPKGRNVVLEKKWGAPTITNDGVSIAKEIELEDPWEKIGAELVKEVAKKTDDVAGDGTTTATVLAQALVREGLRNVAAGANPMSLKKGIEAAVERVSEELSKLAKDVETKAQIASTASISAGDPQIGEMIAEAMDKVGKEGVITVEESNTFGLELELTEGMRFDKGLISMYFVTDPERMEAVLDDPYILVVNSKVAANKDLLPVLDKVVQAGKPLLIIAEDVEGEALATLVVNKIRGLFRSVAVKAPGFGDRRKAMLGDIGILTGAQVISEDLGLKLESTGLDQLGRARQVIVTKDETTIVDGAGDPEQIAGRVNQIRAEIENTDSDYDREKLQERLAKLAGGVAVIKAGAATEVELKERKHRIEDAVRNAKAAVEEGIVPGGGVALLQAGAKAFDKLELFGDEATGAAIVRKALEEPLKQIAVNAGLEGGVVVEKVRNLPPGEGLNAATGEYVNLFETGIIDPAKVTRSALQNAASIAALFLTTEAVIAEKPEKAGAAPAMPGGGDMDF encoded by the coding sequence ATGGCAGCCAAGATGATCGCGTTTAACGAGGACGCCAGGCGCGGTCTCGAGCGTGGCATGAACCAGCTCGCGGACGCCGTCAAGGTGACCCTCGGCCCCAAGGGCCGTAACGTCGTTCTGGAGAAGAAGTGGGGCGCCCCCACGATCACCAACGACGGTGTCTCCATCGCCAAGGAGATCGAGCTCGAGGACCCGTGGGAGAAGATCGGGGCCGAGCTCGTCAAGGAGGTCGCCAAGAAGACCGACGACGTCGCGGGTGACGGCACCACCACCGCCACCGTGCTCGCTCAGGCTCTCGTACGCGAGGGCCTTCGCAACGTCGCCGCCGGCGCCAACCCGATGTCCCTGAAGAAGGGCATCGAGGCCGCCGTCGAGCGCGTGTCGGAGGAGCTGTCCAAGCTCGCCAAGGACGTGGAGACGAAGGCGCAGATCGCCTCCACCGCATCCATCTCCGCGGGCGACCCGCAGATCGGCGAGATGATCGCCGAGGCGATGGACAAGGTCGGCAAGGAAGGCGTCATCACCGTCGAGGAGAGCAACACCTTCGGTCTTGAGCTTGAGCTCACCGAGGGCATGCGCTTCGACAAGGGCCTCATCTCGATGTACTTCGTCACCGACCCGGAGCGTATGGAGGCCGTCCTCGACGACCCGTACATCCTGGTCGTCAACTCCAAGGTGGCCGCCAACAAGGACCTGCTCCCGGTCCTCGACAAGGTCGTGCAGGCCGGCAAGCCGCTGCTGATCATCGCCGAGGACGTCGAGGGCGAGGCCCTGGCCACCCTGGTCGTCAACAAGATCCGTGGCCTGTTCCGCTCGGTCGCGGTCAAGGCGCCGGGCTTCGGTGACCGCCGCAAGGCGATGCTGGGCGACATCGGCATCCTGACCGGTGCCCAGGTCATCAGCGAGGACCTCGGTCTGAAGCTGGAGTCGACCGGCCTGGACCAGCTCGGCCGGGCCCGCCAGGTCATCGTCACCAAGGACGAGACCACCATCGTCGACGGTGCCGGTGACCCCGAGCAGATCGCCGGCCGGGTCAACCAGATCCGCGCCGAGATCGAGAACACCGACTCCGACTACGACCGCGAGAAGCTCCAGGAGCGTCTGGCCAAGCTGGCCGGCGGCGTGGCCGTCATCAAGGCCGGCGCGGCGACCGAGGTCGAGCTCAAGGAGCGCAAGCACCGCATCGAGGACGCCGTTCGCAACGCGAAGGCGGCCGTCGAGGAGGGCATCGTCCCCGGCGGCGGCGTGGCGCTGCTGCAGGCCGGCGCCAAGGCGTTCGACAAGCTGGAGCTCTTCGGCGACGAGGCCACCGGTGCCGCGATCGTCAGGAAGGCTCTGGAGGAGCCGCTGAAGCAGATCGCCGTGAACGCCGGCCTCGAGGGCGGCGTCGTCGTGGAGAAGGTGCGCAACCTTCCCCCGGGTGAGGGCCTCAACGCCGCCACCGGCGAGTACGTCAACCTGTTCGAGACGGGCATCATCGACCCGGCCAAGGTGACGCGTTCGGCGCTGCAGAACGCGGCGTCCATCGCGGCGCTGTTCCTCACCACCGAGGCCGTCATCGCCGAGAAGCCCGAGAAGGCCGGAGCCGCCCCCGCCATGCCCGGCGGCGGCGACATGGACTTCTAA
- a CDS encoding TetR/AcrR family transcriptional regulator has product MTRSTRERIIDEALRLFAERGYAATSVAEIEAASGLSPGAGGLYRHFKSKYEVLAAAMNEHATRTRTQIAGTLTELSVVDTSTGVEERLAHLCRSGLAKVREERELTRVFFRDLSQFPELVATVREGLLQPMFDAITTWFRAQPEYAGTAADWPAIGAVLGGAVIQYQLFEETVGEPPGRVERDRFVASWVRLALGLLPRPAVQAVG; this is encoded by the coding sequence ATGACCAGATCGACGCGCGAGCGGATCATCGACGAGGCCCTGCGCCTGTTCGCCGAACGGGGCTACGCGGCGACCTCGGTGGCCGAGATCGAGGCCGCCTCCGGGCTGTCGCCGGGCGCCGGTGGCCTCTACCGGCACTTCAAGTCCAAGTACGAGGTGCTGGCCGCGGCGATGAACGAGCACGCCACCAGGACGCGAACACAGATCGCCGGGACCCTGACCGAGCTCAGCGTCGTCGACACCTCGACCGGCGTCGAGGAGCGGCTGGCCCACCTGTGCAGGTCGGGGCTGGCCAAGGTCCGCGAGGAGAGGGAGCTGACGCGCGTCTTCTTCCGCGACCTGAGCCAGTTCCCCGAGCTGGTCGCGACCGTGCGCGAAGGTCTGCTGCAGCCCATGTTCGACGCGATCACCACGTGGTTCCGCGCCCAGCCCGAGTACGCCGGGACCGCCGCCGACTGGCCCGCCATCGGTGCCGTGCTCGGCGGCGCGGTGATCCAGTACCAGCTGTTCGAGGAGACCGTGGGCGAGCCTCCCGGCCGGGTGGAGCGCGACCGCTTCGTCGCCTCCTGGGTACGCCTCGCCCTCGGCCTGCTGCCCCGCCCCGCGGTCCAGGCCGTCGGCTGA